Proteins from one Porites lutea chromosome 3, jaPorLute2.1, whole genome shotgun sequence genomic window:
- the LOC140931506 gene encoding adrenocorticotropic hormone receptor-like — protein sequence MAEQYCSQMLDNVLKLVHHSKSSILAFCVSHFTFSLVATLGNLLVICALIKASTIPANVRKMFISLAFSDLAVGLLPQLLDAIIYAVVRNMASRRDNLAFLCPTVFSVLSYFMYLLNTASFLNVTVIAGDRLLAVSLHLRYQELVTARRVTTVLVSVWIISCVLAIQFIFFPKEIEVVAAVICLIGYVLTTMAYVRIYKVVKYHQNQIWRLGLACVASRRVFESSALVIELIFWQPAFLVYGNHPFFFETYNIREKQFRFV from the coding sequence ATGGCTGAACAGTACTGCAGTCAAATGCTGGATAACGTTTTAAAACTTGTTCATCACAGCAAGTCTTCCATCCTTGCTTTCTGTGTTTCACACTTTACTTTTTCCCTCGTGGCCACTCTTGGAAATCTTCTAGTTATCTGCGCTTTAATAAAGGCCTCAACGATACCAGCCAACGTCAGGAAGATGTTCATAAGTctggctttctctgatcttgcaGTTGGATTGTTGCCGCAGCTTCTGGACGCTATTATCTATGCCGTGGTGAGGAACATGGCGTCAAGGAGAGACAACTTAGCCTTCCTTTGTCCAACAGTTTTTAGCGTGCTCTCTTATTTTATGTATCTTCTCAACACTGCATCTTTCCTGAATGTTACTGTCATTGCAGGCGATAGGCTTCTCGCTGTTTCGCTCCATTTGCGATATCAGGAGCTTGTCACGGCCAGACGTGTTACAACAGTGTTGGTATCTGTGTGGATAATAAGTTGCGTCCTCGCCAtccaatttattttctttccaaaagAAATTGAGGTGGTAGCTGCAGTTATTTGCCTTATAGGATATGTTCTAACGACCATGGCATATGTTCGAATTTACAAAGTTGTCAAGTATCATCAAAATCAGATATGGAGACTGGGGCTGGCATGCGTAGCGAGTAGACGTGTTTTCGAGAGCTCCGCTCTGGTTATTGAGTTAATTTTCTGGCAGCCTGCATTTCTTGTATATGGAAACCATCCTTTCTTCTTTGAAACGTACAATATCAGAGAGAAGCAATTCAGATTCGTCTGA
- the LOC140929310 gene encoding uncharacterized protein KIAA1958-like yields MLASLDRHLREKDAAFSIAKDIEFSNSRKVLEGKARLLRQEGFGKRPNAAKALTSQDEELLWSKGVLGSHSPQSLIQTIWFLLTQHFGLRGCQEHHDMYVEDFAFSTDDNGIEFVTYEENPTKTRQGGLRKKRRVVQPKMFATGGQRCSVKLFKTFLERRPEEMRNSGPFYLALNERPKTQVWFKRQRMGVNSINSFMKNMASQADIQGKKLTNHSARKTLVKKLKAANQPRSAIIGVTGHTNERSLADYEEGDEKEQRLISSIISAECATAQSSRVRQPLERLDAVNTAVANTFLMNDERSATVNHFHGCQVTINYNIASKLGNADQQQ; encoded by the coding sequence ATGTTGGCGTCATTGGACCGACACCTGAGAGAAAAGGATGCTGCCTTCTCAATAGCCAAGGATATCGAGTTTTCCAACAGCAGAAAAGTACTTGAAGGAAAAGCAAGGCTTCTTCGTCAAGAAGGTTTCGGAAAAAGGCCAAACGCTGCAAAGGCACTCACCTCTCAAGACGAAGAGTTGCTGTGGTCCAAAGGAGTGCTTGGAAGCCATTCTCCACAGTCACTGATACAGACCATTTGGTTCTTGCTCACCCAGCACTTTGGTTTGAGGGGCTGTCAGGAGCACCACGACATGTACGTTgaagattttgccttcagtaccGACGACAATGGTATTGAATTCGTGACTTACGAAGAAAACCCCACGAAAACTCGCCAAGGTGGACTTCGCAAGAAACGAAGAGTCGTTCAACCCAAGATGTTTGCTACCGGTGGACAGAGATGCTCtgtaaaattgttcaaaacatttttggaacgAAGACCCGAAGAAATGCGAAACAGTGGTCCATTCTATCTTGCCTTGAATGAACGACCAAAGACCCAAGTGTGGTTTAAGCGTCAAAGAATGGGCGTCAACAGCATTAATTCCTTTATGAAGAATATGGCAAGTCAAGCAGACATACAAGGCAAAAAGCTCACAAACCACAGTGCTCGCAAAACCTTGGTGAAGAAGCTGAAAGCTGCAAATCAACCGAGGTCAGCGATTATCGGCGTGACAGGCCATACCAATGAAAGGTCCCTTGCAGATTATGAAGAAGGCGATGAGAAAGAACAGCGACTCATTTCTTCAATCATCAGTGCAGAGTGTGCAACGGCACAATCCAGCAGAGTTCGTCAACCGCTTGAAAGATTAGATGCTGTAAACACAGCTGTGGCGAACACTTTCCTCATGAATGATGAAAGGTCGGCGACCGTTAACCATTTCCATGGCTGTCAAGTTACTATAAATTATAACATCGCAAGCAAGCTGGGAAACGCTGATCAGCAGCAGTAG